From Thermoflavifilum aggregans, a single genomic window includes:
- a CDS encoding acyltransferase family protein has protein sequence MSKIKIFPPIQLPDRLPAHIPALDGLRGMAILLVLLYHCFPFFITKLGWTGVDLFFVLSGFLITGILLDTKHEKGYYKNFIIRRILRIFPLYYLVLCVLFIFIPLFGLDQVRGHQFGFYQNHQKWFWLYMQNWLYSLQGFPSNHALVHFWSLAVEEQFYIFWPFLIWLIPRRWIPATILILIAFGILFRLRLGSLIGLGYTYPYLSTLSRMDALLIGGIIAYLIRFKKSFLVQHTKSFFLLSVLGTLISLFIIRSANFLNLSPVYTIIDILFGCLLIYSLHTETHVFSLLFRSPLLGFLGKYSYGIYVYHYLLYQMIGMHFFKISPVNGIPETNLMNKLTFGIAITGLSIGISWISYHVWEKPFLSLKKYFYPSSGKKTSQRM, from the coding sequence ATGAGCAAGATTAAAATATTCCCTCCCATACAACTGCCCGATCGGCTTCCGGCGCATATTCCTGCACTTGACGGCCTGCGGGGCATGGCAATTTTACTGGTTTTACTGTATCATTGTTTCCCATTTTTCATCACTAAACTGGGATGGACAGGGGTAGATTTATTTTTTGTACTTTCCGGATTTCTGATTACCGGGATTTTGCTTGACACCAAACATGAAAAAGGATATTATAAAAATTTCATCATCAGGCGTATACTGAGAATCTTCCCACTTTATTACCTGGTATTGTGCGTGTTGTTTATCTTCATTCCCTTGTTCGGATTAGATCAAGTCAGAGGTCATCAGTTTGGCTTTTATCAAAACCATCAGAAATGGTTCTGGCTGTACATGCAAAACTGGCTGTATTCGCTCCAAGGATTCCCATCCAATCATGCCCTGGTACACTTCTGGTCGCTGGCTGTAGAAGAGCAATTTTATATTTTCTGGCCATTTTTAATCTGGCTGATACCCAGAAGGTGGATACCCGCCACTATATTGATCTTGATAGCTTTTGGCATTTTGTTTAGACTCAGATTAGGATCTTTAATCGGATTAGGATATACCTACCCGTATCTTTCCACTTTATCCCGAATGGATGCTTTGCTGATAGGGGGAATAATTGCCTATTTGATTCGATTTAAAAAATCATTTTTGGTTCAACACACAAAATCTTTTTTTCTTTTATCAGTTTTGGGAACACTCATCAGCCTTTTCATCATCAGAAGTGCTAATTTTTTAAACTTATCACCCGTTTATACAATTATAGATATTTTGTTTGGTTGCCTACTCATCTATAGTTTACATACCGAAACACATGTTTTTTCGCTTTTGTTTCGTTCGCCATTGCTTGGATTTCTGGGCAAATATTCTTACGGAATTTATGTTTATCACTACCTGCTTTATCAGATGATAGGCATGCATTTTTTTAAAATAAGCCCAGTAAATGGAATTCCAGAGACTAATTTGATGAATAAACTCACTTTCGGGATCGCGATCACCGGACTTAGCATTGGAATCAGCTGGATAAGCTACCACGTGTGGGAGAAGCCATTTTTAAGTTTAAAAAAGTATTTCTATCCATCTTCGGGAAAGAAAACTTCTCAACGCATGTAA
- a CDS encoding fibronectin type III domain-containing protein, with translation MKKFYLSFILILSIGVGHSQLYAQVLNPNDPVVTYDSNHPPTLPPWDSIGKWVRTVDMNWNTTQYKCYIYRNMAFRLLFPKTWTDTSTKKYPIVIFLHGLGERGPIYDNELQLKWEGQTFLNAVNNGQFDGFVLYPQSTNGFWGEPLFSNLINIINYMSVNTKLDLNRVYISGLSAGGSGDWAFLTSYPTYFACAEIISAAYTGLANYIDTLKYIPIWLSQGGLDGNPSPSTSQYIVNLLQQAGAPITYTVYPNAGHGVWDLHYAEPDAFPYYNRANKTNPVVFYGQTLFCPEDTNNIHVTLGISPGFNGYQWRKNGVLLPDTTNSIVVTSLGTYDARIKRGNTWSYWSATPVVIGVKPPTQTPNIQVAPHMSTVIPAPDRNTSVTLTLPSGYVSYTWKKYGTDSVVSTQQNFTTSTPGKYVALVMEAGGCSSLPSAPFTVINANGPNPPDPASNPIAIALSQTKVQLSWSQKPNPVNNETGFEIYRSLQKDTGYQLIAINPADSTVFIDSTVNPNTTYYYRIRAIDSTAASATTAPVSVTTLSDNIPPTPPTLQLVNVSPNSISIKWSGASDNVGVVKYWIYINSMKSYVTTDTSFILTNLQHDSTYSIQVKALDAAGNVSNPSNQITAIPRYAGLSYNFYTYTGNWNNLPNLNNLTPVFSGTSNNFSLSPATQSTYFAFAWNGYIHIPYSGTYTFYTNSDDGSQLFINNTLVVNNDGLHSATEKSGTYSFTQPGWYPITVWYYQQTGGFSLTVSWAKSSGTGSFAKSAIPDSAFAETVSPSGALPTAPSNIKATALSYNKIQLQWQDNSNNETGFEIYRATSLGGPYMIVNTTPANTTQFIDSSLKPATTYYYKVQAINKNGASGFNLADLSGLQYKYYTTTSAWSNLPNFDSLKPLSTGTVTNVTLSPATQSTNYGFMWTGYIRIPATGSYTFWTYSDDGSKLYIDTPYRYNATALVNNDGLHGMTYKSGTVNLTAGRHLITITYFQAGGGAGMQVLWGPSNNRVPIPDSMFANPNMYATTLSAPAIPVKPTQVTATANNPNQVTLSWQAGAGSTRFRIYRATGDTIHFQLLAFVNGNGQAQSYQFIDSGLYANTLYTYRIAAENILGQDSGYSNWDTAVTGNHAPQILQPATSNQYQLINPNTVSQIPVKATDADGDPLTLGVLNLPSFGSFQDNGDGTGVITFTNPTMNQRGPYPGIKVTVHDNHGGTDTSTFNLAVNDIYAATPVIQNQITMNVATTLDDTLNANIPTPRDYVYFSVSPMLPFMKLDTLNGRQAVLHLKPGYGDAGNYTISVTVTDKYGLQSSGFFNLNVNYVNPNKNYYLNFSYQTLAPSPWNNITSPQISNIMDDQGNTSSIGFHLNPAVWNAYNGGATTGNNSGVYPDNVMREYYYFGIFGAPDSVEGVFTGLDTTQSYNLTFFASSIWNGVSDNGHTVFRVGNKLDSIYVQNNTSRTITFQNLIPQNDGTLHFMMKKGSDAPVGYINAVVLSSIYDNGLPPLTPYNLSVRSGNNANILNWQTNAFNTAKGFEVYRKGPADTGFILLNPNPTNGGDTTFTDSNIHGNSTYAYTIRAVNQHGYSGFSDTVSITTAAINPIINGIPNNLVLAYGSSDTVNFTGTADNIDSIKFTGVGLPAFVTLIDSGNNKGTLIIAPSSQDYIGSYSFTIAATTNHGGKSSTVINVQVNNKYFRTILVNVTNAYSLAPSPWNNLANWAFGNTTIPLVDNTNNPTGYSLTNVETWSGSAGYGNITYNNSGIFPDAVIQYFYVQTDTSTRHLMFSNLNRGKRYNFIFFNSSLYNTGSTAADYTTTFRIGNQIDSLNAYRNRSATVQLNGIQPDQNGNITVSIRAGANSTNSILNAIVVEEYDSSSQVIIPPTDLTASINPSNAKQVVLKWKDQAWNESGYTVWRSLSKNGTYSQIASLPANSKTYIDSLVAGDTRYFYKIRAYNSNGVSDFSNIASVTTPSYAIFLNFNAREAGAGSPWNNTNRFPNNGDVYTGLKDANGNLSNLILTIPQNFESENNVGVVTGNNSGIFPDQVMLGEYYLDNGLDTVVMVLSNLNVSMKYNIVFFGSLAGFGWNSISMFFINDKMATLSVAYNSTQTAEIDNISPDQNGKITIKIINAYGTQFAILGAMVIQAYDDYDDNGQLKATQPGSPYMYLKMSNSILNIDQHDAIAYPNPFHNVIHVGIPVQKTGEDYQIRLMDVNGQIIYTRQLGTLPSGWNDLRLDLSRQQLSDGMYLLNIQSGSGQHNQTLKLIRR, from the coding sequence ATGAAAAAGTTTTACTTATCTTTCATCCTGATCCTGAGCATCGGCGTCGGTCACAGTCAGTTGTATGCTCAGGTGCTTAACCCCAACGACCCCGTAGTTACTTACGATTCAAACCATCCTCCCACCCTGCCCCCCTGGGATTCCATAGGCAAATGGGTGCGGACCGTGGACATGAACTGGAATACTACTCAATACAAGTGCTATATATACAGAAATATGGCGTTTCGCCTGTTGTTTCCCAAAACCTGGACGGATACTTCCACCAAGAAATATCCCATAGTGATTTTCCTGCATGGATTAGGTGAAAGAGGACCTATTTATGATAATGAATTACAATTAAAATGGGAAGGGCAAACCTTTCTGAATGCAGTGAATAATGGGCAATTTGATGGCTTTGTACTTTATCCTCAAAGTACGAATGGATTCTGGGGGGAACCGTTATTCAGCAATTTGATTAATATCATCAATTACATGTCAGTTAACACCAAGCTGGATCTGAACAGGGTATATATTTCTGGGCTCTCTGCAGGTGGATCGGGGGACTGGGCATTTCTTACCAGTTATCCTACCTATTTTGCGTGTGCAGAAATCATCAGTGCAGCCTATACCGGTTTGGCTAATTATATTGATACACTAAAATACATTCCTATCTGGCTATCACAGGGAGGATTGGATGGGAATCCTTCTCCTAGTACTTCTCAGTATATTGTGAATTTGCTTCAGCAAGCAGGCGCCCCTATTACTTATACAGTGTACCCCAATGCAGGTCATGGTGTATGGGACCTACATTACGCTGAACCAGATGCTTTTCCCTATTACAATCGCGCGAATAAAACAAATCCGGTTGTTTTTTACGGGCAAACGCTCTTCTGTCCGGAGGACACCAATAATATACATGTTACATTAGGTATATCTCCAGGGTTTAATGGATATCAGTGGCGCAAAAACGGGGTATTATTACCTGACACGACCAATAGTATCGTCGTTACTTCATTGGGTACTTACGATGCACGGATCAAACGGGGTAATACCTGGTCATACTGGTCTGCCACACCGGTAGTCATCGGCGTGAAGCCGCCTACGCAAACACCTAATATTCAGGTAGCCCCACACATGAGTACGGTGATTCCGGCCCCAGATAGAAATACATCCGTTACACTCACTTTGCCATCGGGTTACGTGAGTTACACTTGGAAAAAATATGGTACGGATTCCGTCGTGAGTACCCAGCAAAATTTTACTACCAGTACGCCGGGTAAATACGTGGCTTTGGTTATGGAAGCCGGCGGATGTTCTTCCCTGCCTTCCGCTCCTTTCACGGTGATTAATGCCAATGGACCCAATCCGCCTGATCCTGCATCCAATCCTATAGCCATTGCGCTTTCTCAAACCAAAGTGCAACTTTCCTGGAGCCAGAAACCCAATCCTGTAAATAACGAAACCGGTTTTGAGATCTATCGCAGCCTGCAGAAAGATACCGGTTATCAGCTGATAGCCATCAATCCGGCCGACTCCACCGTATTTATTGACAGTACAGTAAATCCTAATACCACTTATTATTACCGGATCCGGGCCATAGACTCCACAGCTGCCAGTGCAACAACAGCTCCTGTAAGCGTGACCACACTTTCAGATAATATTCCGCCTACTCCACCTACATTGCAATTGGTAAATGTATCTCCAAATAGCATTTCTATCAAATGGAGCGGAGCCAGCGACAATGTGGGTGTGGTGAAATACTGGATATATATCAATAGTATGAAATCATACGTCACTACAGATACGAGTTTTATTCTCACCAACTTGCAACATGACAGCACCTATAGCATACAGGTTAAAGCTCTGGACGCAGCAGGCAATGTGTCCAACCCAAGTAATCAGATAACTGCCATTCCACGATATGCCGGGTTATCCTATAACTTTTATACCTATACCGGCAATTGGAACAATCTTCCTAATCTGAATAACTTAACTCCGGTATTCAGTGGTACATCCAATAATTTCTCCCTTTCACCTGCGACCCAAAGTACATACTTCGCATTTGCCTGGAATGGATACATTCATATACCCTATTCCGGAACATATACTTTTTATACTAATTCGGATGATGGAAGCCAATTGTTCATTAACAATACCCTGGTTGTGAATAATGACGGACTGCACAGCGCAACAGAAAAGAGTGGCACGTATTCATTTACGCAACCTGGCTGGTATCCGATTACTGTATGGTATTATCAGCAAACAGGCGGATTTTCCTTAACCGTGTCATGGGCAAAAAGCAGTGGCACAGGCAGCTTTGCCAAATCAGCAATCCCTGACAGTGCTTTTGCGGAAACGGTAAGTCCTTCCGGTGCCCTACCAACAGCGCCATCCAATATCAAAGCAACCGCTCTTTCCTACAACAAGATTCAGTTGCAATGGCAGGACAACAGCAATAATGAAACAGGATTTGAAATATACCGGGCAACCAGTTTGGGCGGACCTTATATGATTGTGAATACTACTCCGGCCAATACAACTCAATTTATAGATAGCAGCTTGAAACCTGCAACAACTTATTATTACAAAGTGCAGGCGATCAATAAAAATGGGGCATCGGGCTTTAATCTGGCAGATTTGAGCGGTTTGCAATATAAATATTACACCACCACCAGTGCATGGAGCAATTTGCCCAATTTTGATAGCCTCAAACCTCTTTCCACAGGCACTGTAACCAATGTAACCCTGAGTCCGGCCACCCAGTCTACTAATTATGGATTTATGTGGACGGGTTATATCCGGATACCTGCAACAGGATCTTACACTTTCTGGACTTACTCCGATGATGGAAGCAAACTATACATCGATACACCTTACCGATATAATGCTACTGCACTCGTTAATAACGATGGTTTGCATGGCATGACCTACAAGTCGGGAACTGTCAATCTCACTGCAGGTCGCCACCTGATTACTATCACCTATTTTCAGGCTGGTGGCGGAGCTGGTATGCAAGTGCTATGGGGGCCTTCAAACAACCGTGTTCCCATACCCGACAGTATGTTTGCCAATCCCAACATGTATGCAACTACTTTATCTGCTCCCGCCATTCCCGTTAAACCTACTCAGGTAACAGCTACCGCCAATAATCCCAACCAGGTTACCCTGAGCTGGCAGGCTGGCGCAGGCAGCACGCGCTTCCGCATTTACAGGGCTACAGGCGATACGATCCATTTCCAACTACTAGCCTTTGTGAATGGGAACGGTCAGGCCCAATCCTATCAATTCATAGATTCAGGTCTGTATGCGAACACCTTATATACTTATCGCATTGCAGCTGAAAATATCCTTGGTCAGGATAGCGGATACAGCAACTGGGATACAGCAGTTACAGGCAATCATGCACCTCAAATCCTGCAACCGGCAACTTCAAATCAATACCAACTTATTAATCCCAATACTGTTTCACAGATACCGGTGAAAGCAACGGATGCAGATGGGGATCCACTTACATTGGGTGTGCTGAACCTGCCATCTTTCGGTAGTTTTCAGGATAATGGCGATGGTACAGGTGTAATTACGTTTACAAATCCAACGATGAATCAACGTGGACCTTATCCGGGAATTAAAGTTACCGTACATGATAATCATGGTGGAACGGATACGTCAACATTTAATCTGGCAGTAAACGATATTTATGCGGCTACACCGGTAATTCAGAATCAGATTACTATGAACGTAGCCACCACGCTGGATGATACCTTGAATGCCAATATCCCCACACCACGCGACTATGTGTATTTTTCAGTTAGTCCTATGCTGCCCTTCATGAAGCTGGATACGCTGAATGGCAGGCAGGCTGTATTGCATCTGAAGCCTGGATATGGTGATGCAGGGAATTATACCATTAGTGTAACCGTAACGGATAAATATGGCTTGCAGAGTTCCGGATTCTTTAACCTGAATGTGAACTATGTAAATCCCAATAAGAATTATTACCTGAATTTCAGCTATCAAACGCTTGCTCCTTCACCCTGGAACAACATCACAAGTCCGCAAATTTCAAACATAATGGATGATCAGGGAAACACGTCTTCTATTGGTTTTCATCTGAATCCGGCTGTGTGGAATGCTTATAATGGAGGTGCAACTACAGGCAACAATTCAGGAGTTTATCCGGATAATGTCATGAGAGAATATTATTATTTCGGCATATTCGGAGCACCGGATTCTGTGGAAGGTGTATTTACAGGCCTTGATACAACTCAGAGTTATAATCTTACCTTTTTTGCAAGCAGTATATGGAATGGTGTAAGTGATAACGGACATACCGTATTTAGAGTGGGCAATAAACTGGATTCCATTTATGTACAGAACAATACCAGCAGAACTATTACCTTCCAGAATCTGATTCCACAAAATGATGGTACCCTTCACTTCATGATGAAAAAAGGATCAGATGCGCCTGTTGGCTATATCAATGCAGTGGTTTTATCATCCATTTACGATAATGGATTGCCACCACTCACTCCGTATAATCTGTCTGTCAGAAGCGGTAATAATGCCAACATCCTGAACTGGCAAACCAATGCATTCAATACAGCCAAAGGATTTGAGGTTTATCGGAAAGGACCTGCTGATACAGGATTTATTCTCCTGAATCCCAATCCGACAAACGGTGGAGACACCACATTTACCGATTCCAATATCCATGGCAATTCCACCTATGCTTATACCATCCGTGCCGTGAATCAACATGGATATTCTGGATTTTCTGATACTGTTTCTATTACGACTGCCGCTATCAATCCAATTATAAATGGAATTCCGAATAATCTTGTTCTCGCCTATGGTTCATCTGATACCGTGAACTTTACAGGAACGGCAGACAATATTGACAGCATTAAATTTACCGGAGTAGGTTTACCTGCATTTGTTACACTAATTGATTCCGGTAATAATAAAGGGACGCTTATTATTGCCCCATCTTCTCAGGATTATATAGGAAGTTATTCGTTTACCATTGCAGCAACTACCAATCATGGCGGGAAATCATCAACGGTTATCAACGTGCAGGTAAATAACAAGTATTTCCGCACCATACTTGTAAATGTTACAAATGCATATAGCCTGGCACCTTCACCATGGAATAACCTGGCAAACTGGGCTTTTGGAAATACAACAATTCCGCTTGTTGATAACACCAACAATCCAACCGGTTATTCACTGACCAATGTGGAAACATGGAGTGGATCTGCCGGATATGGAAATATTACCTATAATAATTCCGGAATTTTCCCTGACGCTGTGATCCAGTATTTTTATGTACAAACAGATACCAGTACACGTCATTTGATGTTTTCAAACTTAAATCGCGGAAAAAGGTATAACTTCATATTCTTCAACAGTTCGTTGTATAATACCGGAAGTACTGCCGCAGATTATACTACCACATTCAGAATCGGGAATCAGATTGATAGCCTTAATGCTTACCGCAACAGATCGGCGACAGTTCAATTGAATGGTATTCAACCTGATCAGAACGGAAATATCACGGTTAGCATCAGAGCAGGAGCAAATTCTACTAATTCAATATTAAATGCTATCGTTGTTGAAGAATATGACAGTAGCTCCCAGGTTATTATTCCACCTACTGATCTTACAGCAAGTATTAATCCATCTAATGCAAAACAGGTTGTCCTAAAATGGAAAGATCAGGCATGGAATGAAAGCGGTTATACCGTATGGCGCTCTCTCAGTAAGAACGGAACATATTCCCAGATTGCAAGCCTACCAGCCAATTCAAAAACTTATATTGACAGTCTGGTAGCAGGAGATACGCGGTATTTTTATAAAATACGAGCCTACAACAGCAATGGAGTATCAGATTTCAGTAATATTGCAAGTGTAACCACACCATCCTATGCTATTTTCCTGAATTTCAATGCAAGAGAGGCTGGTGCGGGTAGCCCATGGAATAATACCAATCGTTTCCCGAACAACGGAGATGTCTATACTGGGCTAAAAGATGCAAACGGAAATCTATCCAATTTAATCTTAACTATTCCACAAAACTTTGAAAGTGAAAATAATGTTGGGGTAGTTACCGGAAACAATTCAGGAATTTTCCCCGATCAGGTTATGCTGGGAGAATACTATCTCGATAATGGATTGGATACTGTTGTCATGGTATTGAGCAATCTGAATGTTTCGATGAAATACAACATTGTGTTCTTCGGAAGCCTGGCTGGATTTGGATGGAACAGCATCAGCATGTTCTTCATAAATGATAAAATGGCTACCCTTAGTGTGGCTTACAATTCAACCCAGACAGCAGAAATAGATAATATTTCTCCCGACCAGAACGGAAAAATAACCATTAAGATTATCAATGCCTATGGTACACAATTTGCGATACTGGGTGCGATGGTTATTCAGGCTTATGATGATTATGATGACAATGGTCAGCTGAAGGCTACCCAACCTGGCAGTCCGTATATGTATCTTAAAATGTCGAATTCGATCCTGAATATAGATCAACATGATGCCATAGCCTATCCCAATCCTTTCCATAATGTGATCCATGTGGGCATTCCTGTTCAGAAAACGGGAGAAGATTACCAGATTCGTCTTATGGATGTGAACGGTCAGATAATCTATACAAGGCAACTGGGAACACTTCCCTCAGGATGGAATGATCTTCGCCTGGATCTGTCCCGGCAGCAATTGTCGGATGGTATGTATTTGCTCAATATTCAGTCAGGCTCCGGTCAACATAACCAAACCCTGAAACTCATCCGGAGATAA
- a CDS encoding GumC family protein → MNDQVRLGNDQGFDIYTINLKFDNIVKTFTSPQVISLLSYSLILHDLNPSQTPFRNPDEADLQQIFSQIPKNEVVKIFSEKLEQMKMLSSFDSTERKLIELLKIYGYDEESLLADIQVYRLEQTDYIDIDCTTENPLLSAYIVNTLCKEFNRFYTSYLVQRSAENIQLLDTMIAQKKAFLDSQQNRLNNVLRGGDAAIADANISLIQDYQTKLQQKQSDLNNAQIALKEVEKQIAQYDQLQKTIFENNTSIIQLNRQISDLQAQYDNSPSPDLANKIASLRRQLQDKLSENAQNSLSDLPPKATLIQKQSDLQVEIQSDQSDIQNLQNSIRTLSANIRSSASKSVIIDALQKEVDRARADYLNAQEKYNNIINQGAQDAGFKQILIGQPAVNPLPSHRIIIMGLSGITAVCLTIFIIVFIEYIDLSVKTPSFFVKQTGLPILSPVNKVNLKKNKIWELLSQASPKSEKRQNTIRELIRKVRHQIEKSGNHIILFTSTEPQQGKTTLIQALAYSFSLSKKKVLMIDTNFCNNDLTVLTGARPTLESFSTRNYKITYEELESLITHTSIPLVDVIGCEGGDYTPKEILPEGNLLEHLKDLLDWYDYIFLEAAPMNEYTDTKEMVEYVDGIIAVFSSEAVIKEDDHEGINYLKSLNGKFNGAILNKVEFENLDR, encoded by the coding sequence ATGAACGATCAGGTAAGGCTGGGTAACGATCAGGGATTCGATATTTATACCATTAATCTGAAATTCGACAATATCGTAAAAACCTTCACATCTCCTCAGGTGATCAGCCTGCTTTCCTACAGCTTGATCCTTCACGATCTCAATCCATCACAGACCCCCTTTCGAAATCCCGATGAGGCAGATCTTCAGCAGATATTCTCCCAAATTCCCAAAAATGAAGTCGTCAAAATCTTCTCCGAAAAGTTAGAGCAGATGAAGATGCTTTCTTCATTCGATAGTACAGAAAGAAAGTTAATTGAATTATTGAAAATATATGGATATGATGAAGAATCATTGCTTGCAGATATTCAGGTATATCGTCTGGAACAAACTGATTATATTGATATTGACTGCACAACAGAGAATCCATTACTCTCTGCATATATCGTTAACACCCTTTGCAAGGAATTCAACAGATTTTATACCAGTTATCTGGTACAACGTTCAGCTGAAAACATTCAGTTGCTCGATACGATGATTGCACAAAAAAAGGCTTTCCTTGACTCCCAGCAAAACCGGCTTAACAATGTACTTCGAGGCGGAGATGCTGCCATTGCAGATGCAAACATTTCCCTGATTCAGGATTATCAAACCAAGCTTCAACAAAAACAAAGCGATCTGAACAATGCACAAATCGCACTAAAAGAAGTAGAAAAGCAAATTGCACAATATGACCAGTTGCAGAAAACCATTTTCGAAAATAACACATCCATTATTCAGTTAAATAGACAAATCAGTGACCTACAGGCTCAGTATGACAATAGTCCATCACCTGATCTCGCTAACAAAATTGCATCTTTGCGCAGACAACTACAGGATAAATTATCGGAAAACGCACAAAACTCTCTAAGTGATTTGCCACCAAAAGCCACCTTGATTCAGAAACAATCAGATCTTCAGGTAGAAATCCAATCAGACCAGTCCGATATCCAGAATCTGCAGAATTCAATACGTACTCTATCAGCAAACATTCGTTCATCAGCAAGTAAAAGTGTAATTATAGATGCACTCCAGAAAGAAGTAGATCGTGCCCGTGCTGATTATTTAAATGCACAGGAGAAATACAACAATATCATCAATCAGGGTGCACAGGATGCGGGTTTTAAACAAATTCTGATCGGACAACCAGCAGTTAATCCCCTGCCTTCACACCGGATCATCATAATGGGATTATCGGGCATTACTGCAGTATGCCTGACCATTTTTATAATTGTATTCATTGAATATATTGACCTTTCTGTAAAAACACCATCTTTCTTTGTTAAGCAAACAGGTTTACCTATACTAAGCCCTGTTAATAAAGTGAACTTGAAAAAAAATAAGATATGGGAATTGCTATCCCAGGCCTCTCCGAAATCTGAAAAAAGGCAAAATACAATACGAGAGCTGATTCGGAAAGTAAGGCACCAAATTGAAAAATCAGGAAATCATATTATTTTATTCACCAGTACTGAACCTCAACAGGGAAAAACTACCTTAATCCAAGCTCTGGCATACAGTTTTAGCCTGAGCAAAAAGAAAGTGCTCATGATTGATACAAACTTCTGTAATAATGATCTGACAGTTTTAACAGGAGCAAGACCAACATTAGAAAGCTTTTCAACCAGAAACTACAAAATCACATATGAAGAACTTGAAAGTCTGATCACACATACATCCATTCCATTGGTTGATGTGATTGGATGTGAAGGAGGTGATTATACACCCAAAGAAATCTTACCTGAAGGAAATCTTCTTGAGCACTTAAAAGATTTACTGGATTGGTATGATTATATATTCCTGGAGGCTGCACCCATGAATGAATATACCGATACCAAGGAGATGGTGGAATACGTAGATGGGATCATTGCTGTGTTCTCATCTGAAGCAGTAATAAAAGAAGATGACCATGAAGGCATCAACTACCTGAAAAGCTTAAACGGTAAATTCAACGGAGCTATTTTAAACAAGGTTGAGTTTGAGAATTTAGACCGCTAA
- a CDS encoding acyltransferase family protein has protein sequence MKLKIKYWIEYFFNISHATKSRLAWVDYAKGIALILVAYRHILIGFERAGLPIHIVLLKANEMFFSFRMPLFFILSGIFISKSLEKRGWLNLIKTKWQTLLYPYIIWCVIQITFQILFSKYTNSDRTLHDYTYILTNPDALDQMWYLFALFNVSTLYIILKSLLKIPSFAQLAVGIIFYFLSTIYNSGPIRDLLYFYPFFALGDLVSDYLLNKKFYPIYRSYALFFSILPAFIVSQWYFLQHENIEYTHIFQFAGVALIGCAFMLNICFILGKYDKLNFLKIVGYHSLYIYILHVGIASLLRALFVHGLEIKNTNFLLPVNLTLSITLSIMLYNLIIRNGGWFIFILDKKRINDSINQEKKPLVLGNESKVIVSPYN, from the coding sequence ATGAAACTGAAAATTAAATACTGGATTGAATATTTTTTCAACATATCCCATGCAACAAAAAGCAGGCTTGCATGGGTTGATTATGCAAAAGGAATCGCACTAATTTTGGTAGCCTATCGCCATATCCTTATCGGATTTGAAAGAGCCGGGCTACCTATACACATCGTACTGTTAAAGGCAAATGAAATGTTTTTCAGCTTCCGGATGCCATTATTCTTCATTTTATCCGGAATATTCATCAGCAAAAGCCTTGAAAAAAGAGGATGGCTTAATCTGATAAAAACAAAATGGCAAACATTATTGTATCCCTACATTATCTGGTGTGTAATACAGATCACATTTCAGATCCTGTTTTCCAAATATACCAATTCAGACCGAACCCTGCATGACTATACGTATATCCTCACAAACCCAGATGCGCTTGATCAGATGTGGTATCTGTTTGCACTTTTTAATGTATCCACGCTTTATATTATTTTGAAATCTCTATTAAAAATACCGTCTTTCGCACAACTGGCAGTGGGAATAATTTTTTATTTTCTATCAACCATATACAACAGCGGACCCATAAGGGATCTTCTCTATTTTTATCCCTTTTTTGCCTTAGGTGATCTGGTTTCAGATTATTTGCTAAATAAAAAGTTCTACCCTATTTATAGATCGTATGCTTTGTTTTTTAGCATTCTTCCTGCTTTCATAGTTTCACAATGGTATTTCTTGCAACACGAGAATATAGAATATACCCACATTTTTCAATTTGCCGGAGTAGCACTGATCGGATGTGCCTTTATGTTAAATATATGTTTTATTCTGGGAAAATATGATAAACTGAATTTTCTGAAGATAGTCGGGTATCACTCATTATATATATATATCCTGCATGTAGGGATAGCTTCATTATTAAGGGCCTTATTCGTGCATGGACTTGAAATCAAAAACACGAATTTTCTTCTTCCCGTTAACCTCACCCTTTCAATCACGCTTAGCATTATGTTATACAACCTTATTATCAGAAACGGAGGATGGTTTATATTTATATTGGACAAAAAAAGGATAAACGATAGCATAAATCAGGAAAAAAAGCCTTTGGTGTTAGGAAATGAAAGCAAAGTAATAGTTTCACCATATAATTAA